A window from Plectropomus leopardus isolate mb chromosome 21, YSFRI_Pleo_2.0, whole genome shotgun sequence encodes these proteins:
- the agtr1b gene encoding type-1 angiotensin II receptor has translation MTNITTEGIPLDCGMSGTHEFIFTLVPIVYGCNFVIGIVGNSMVVAVIYCYMKLKTVANIFVLNLAVSDLTFLITLPMWATSTATGYHWPFGVFLCKASAGLVIFNLYTSIFFLTALSMDRYLAIVHPMRSRRFRTVVYARITCVVIWLFAFLLSVPIAVTRDLHKITNYTTVCGIMHLKNENAIWLKGLLLAISLMKSLLGFLVPFIIIITCYCLIGRALLGKRNIQKSSRSRDDDVLRMLAAAVLAFFLCWMPHQVFHLMQILTQTKLVENCAILDIIDTAMPFTICIAYFNSCVNPIVYGFVGNNFRKNLLRLLRCSPRGATGPHPSISSKMSALSFRASEALNLTAKSKASSDVK, from the coding sequence atgacgAATATAACGACAGAAGGGATACCTCTGGACTGCGGCATGTCTGGAACACATGAATTCATCTTCACCCTGGTGCCCATCGTCTACGGCTGTAACTTTGTCATCGGCATTGTCGGAAACAGTATGGTGGTGGCTGTCATCTACTGCTACATGAAGCTGAAGACTGTAGCCAACATATTTGTGCTCAATCTCGCAGTTTCTGACCTCACCTTCCTCATCACTCTGCCCATGTGGGCCACCTCCACCGCCACAGGCTACCATTGGCCCTTTGGGGTATTCCTGTGCAAGGCCAGTGCAGGGCTGGTAATTTTCAACCTTTACACCAGCATCTTCTTTCTCACGGCGCTCAGCATGGACCGTTATCTCGCCATCGTCCACCCAATGCGTTCACGCAGGTTTCGCACTGTGGTGTACGCACGCATCACATGTGTTGTGAtctggctttttgcctttttgctgaGTGTGCCCATAGCAGTGACCAGGGATCTCCACAAGATCACAAACTACACGACAGTGTGTGGCATTATGCACCTTAAGAACGAAAACGCCATTTGGTTGAAAGGGCTGCTGCTGGCCATCAGCCTGATGAAAAGCCTGCTGGGCTTCCTGGTgcccttcatcatcatcatcacctgcTACTGCCTCATCGGTCGAGCACTGCTGGGGAAGAGGAACATCCAGAAAAGCTCCCGTTCACGGGACGATGACGTCCTGCGCATGCTCGCAGCAGCCGTGCTGGCCTTCTTCCTGTGCTGGATGCCTCATCAGGTGTTCCACTTAATGCAGATCCTCACCCAGACGAAACTGGTGGAGAACTGCGCCATCCTAGATATCATTGACACCGCCATGCCGTTCACCATCTGCATCGCCTACTTCAACAGCTGTGTTAACCCTATTGTGTACGGCTTTGTTGGGAACAACTTTCGCAAGAATTTGCTGCGTCTGTTGCGCTGCTCGCCAAGAGGAGCCACAGGGCCTCACCCGAGCATCAGCTCTAAAATGAGCGCCCTCTCTTTTCGTGCCTCTGAGGCACTGAACCTCACAGCCAAAAGTAAGGCCTCCTCTGACGTTAAGTGA
- the cpb1 gene encoding LOW QUALITY PROTEIN: carboxypeptidase B (The sequence of the model RefSeq protein was modified relative to this genomic sequence to represent the inferred CDS: deleted 2 bases in 1 codon) produces MKVLLLLGLVAFALADITRFEGEKVFRLKPVLDEHVTLIKDLAKSIDVDFWSPESAEVVAIDIDVDIRVPAMYLDIVYTMLQQSDMEHEVLIEDLQSAVDGQADNKPSPRAHSYTKYNSWDKVQSWISSIASSNLNLISKQVIGNTYEGRPMTVLKLGKKSSSTKPAIFMDCGIHAREWISPAFCQWFVKEALSTYGSDSQMTSLLDQMDVYVLPVFNIDGYDFTHKSNRMWRKTRSRKSGSSCIGADPNRNFDAGWCTTGASSNPCSDTFCGYKPESEIEVKNVADFIRRNKSTIKAYITIHSYSQLLLFPYSYTFELAAHHSELLKVAEGASAALRSLYGTRYTSGPGAATIYPAAGGSDDWAYDLGVKYSYTFELRDTGRYGFLLPESQIKPTCEETMLAVKYIAAYVQKNLY; encoded by the exons ATGAAGGTCCTCCTGCTTCTCGGATTGGTGGCTTTTGCCCTGGCTGACATCACTCGCTTCGAGGG agAGAAAGTCTTCCGTCTGAAGCCTGTGCTCGATGAACATGTGACCCTCATTAAGGACCTGGCTAAGAGCATCGAT GTCGACTTCTGG AGCCCTGAGAGCGCTGAGGTGGTGGCCATTGACATTGATGTGGACATCCGCGTGCCTGCCATGTACCTGGATATAGTGTACACCATGCTGCAGCAGAGTGACATGGAGCACGA GGTCCTTATTGAGGATCTGCAGTCCGCTGTCGACGGCCAGGCTGACAACAAGCCCTCTCCCAGAGCCCACAGCTACACCAAGTACAACAGCTGGGacaaa GTCCAGTCCTGGATCTCCTCCATTGCCTCATCCAACCTTAATCTGATCAGCAAGCAGGTGATTGGAAACACCTACGAGGGACGCCCCATGACTGTCCTCAAG CTCGGTAAGAAGTCCAGCTCCACTAAGCCCGCCATCTTCATGGACTGTGGTATCCACGCCAGAGAGTGGATCTCTCCTGCTTTCTGTCAGTGGTTTGTCAAGGAG GCTCTGTCCACCTACGGCAGTGATTCTCAGATGACCAGCCTGCTCGACCAGATGGATGTCTACGTTCTGCCCGTCTTTAACATTGATGGCTACGACTTCACCCACAAGAGC AACAGGATGTGGAGGAAGACTCGCTCCAGGAAGTCTGGATCCAGCTGCATTGGTGCCGATCCCAACAGGAACTTCGACGCTGGCTGGTGCA CCACCGGAGCCTCCAGCAACCCCTGCAGCGACACTTTCTGTGGGTACAAACCTGAGTCCGAGATCGAGGTCAAGAATGTTGCCGACTTCATCCGTAGGAACAAGTCCACCATCAAGGCCTACATCACCATCCACTCCTACTCCCAGCTGCTTCTCTTCCCCTACTCCTACACCTTTGAGCTGGCTGCCCACCACAGCGAGCTG CTGAAGGTTGCTGAGGgagcctctgctgctctgcgTAGTCTGTATGGCACTCGCTACACCAGTGGACCCGGTGCTGCCACCATCT accccgCCGCTGGAGGCTCTGATGACTGGGCCTACGACCTGGGAGTGAAGTATTCCTACACCTTCGAGTTGCGCGACACTGGTCGTTATGGCTTCCTGCTGCCCGAGTCTCAGATCAAGCCCACATGCGAGGAGACCATGCTGGCCGTCAAGTACATCGCCGCCTACGTGCAGAAGAACCTCTATTAA